Proteins from a single region of Candidatus Scalindua japonica:
- a CDS encoding TPR end-of-group domain-containing protein, whose product MRSEIPEYRFELKTPEFQKTDDEFDIWFLEGVLQKYPAYVECLMYLGNAYTATGMYEKGLKVDLKLARLRPKDPLVHYNLACSFSLLGRLDESLESLERAVGLGYDDLMHLVNDGDLDSLRDEEGYKALIDKMKKSSKKFV is encoded by the coding sequence ATGAGATCAGAAATTCCAGAATACAGGTTTGAATTAAAAACACCAGAATTTCAAAAGACCGATGATGAGTTTGACATCTGGTTTCTTGAAGGTGTTCTTCAAAAATATCCGGCCTATGTCGAATGCCTGATGTACCTTGGCAATGCGTATACCGCTACCGGGATGTATGAGAAAGGATTAAAGGTTGATTTGAAACTTGCGAGGCTTAGGCCCAAAGATCCCCTTGTACACTACAATCTCGCCTGTAGTTTTTCATTGTTGGGAAGGCTTGATGAATCGTTAGAATCTTTAGAGAGAGCGGTTGGTCTGGGTTATGACGATTTGATGCATCTGGTCAATGACGGCGATCTGGACAGCTTGAGAGATGAGGAGGGCTATAAAGCATTAATTGATAAGATGAAAAAATCATCGAAAAAATTTGTTTAG